The Methanocellales archaeon genome contains a region encoding:
- a CDS encoding glutamine synthetase family protein: protein MKKNTKMNTKEDVLGAVDNVEVKFVRLWFTDILGQLKSFAVTPRELEGAFDEGMGFDGSSIQGFARIDESDMVAKPDPSTFQIVPWRSKESTVARMFCDILKPDGSPYEGDPRYILKKNLEKLKREGFTFYIGPELEYFYFKQNNKPEVLDQGGYFDLTTLDAGSDLRRDTILTLEAMGIEVEYSHHEVAPSQHEIDLRYKDALTMADQVMTYRIVVKEVAQQYGYYATFMPKPIFGVNGSGMHTHQSLFKGDKNAFFDPNDEYYLSEFCKGYIAGLLRNSSEITAITNQWVNSYKRLVAGYEAPVYISWARRNRSTLVRVPMYKPGKEKATRIEFRSPDPACNPYLAFSVMLAAGLDGAKNKYELPKPIEKDVYGMSEEEKAKEGIKSLPGSLIEAIALSERSELVREALGDHIFRNFITSKKVEWDRYRINVSEWELQKYLGVL from the coding sequence ATGAAAAAAAATACAAAAATGAATACAAAAGAGGATGTATTGGGAGCAGTCGATAATGTAGAAGTAAAGTTCGTGCGGCTCTGGTTCACAGATATTCTCGGACAGTTGAAGAGTTTTGCCGTTACACCGCGCGAATTGGAAGGTGCTTTCGATGAAGGCATGGGATTTGATGGCTCATCTATACAGGGATTTGCACGGATTGATGAGAGTGATATGGTAGCGAAACCAGACCCATCGACGTTCCAGATTGTTCCATGGCGCAGTAAAGAGAGTACCGTTGCGCGGATGTTCTGCGACATCTTAAAGCCAGACGGTAGCCCCTATGAGGGGGACCCAAGGTACATCCTGAAGAAGAATCTGGAAAAGTTGAAGCGGGAGGGTTTTACGTTCTACATAGGCCCTGAGCTGGAATATTTCTACTTCAAGCAGAACAATAAGCCCGAAGTGCTGGATCAGGGAGGCTACTTCGACCTGACTACACTGGATGCTGGAAGCGATCTGCGGCGAGACACCATCTTAACGCTGGAAGCCATGGGAATCGAGGTAGAATACAGTCACCATGAAGTCGCACCCTCGCAACACGAGATCGACCTCAGGTACAAGGATGCACTGACCATGGCAGATCAAGTGATGACATATCGGATCGTGGTGAAGGAGGTTGCACAGCAATATGGGTATTATGCCACCTTCATGCCGAAACCGATTTTTGGGGTGAACGGCTCAGGCATGCACACCCACCAGTCGTTATTCAAAGGAGATAAGAACGCATTCTTTGACCCGAACGACGAATATTATCTTTCAGAGTTCTGTAAGGGATACATAGCAGGATTGCTAAGAAACTCATCAGAGATTACGGCAATCACCAATCAATGGGTAAATTCCTATAAGCGTTTGGTGGCTGGGTACGAAGCCCCAGTGTACATTTCATGGGCACGACGCAACCGATCAACACTCGTTCGAGTTCCGATGTACAAGCCCGGGAAAGAAAAGGCCACAAGGATAGAATTCCGCAGCCCCGATCCTGCATGCAATCCTTACCTGGCATTTTCGGTAATGCTCGCTGCTGGATTAGATGGCGCAAAAAACAAGTATGAGCTACCAAAACCCATCGAAAAGGATGTATATGGGATGAGTGAGGAGGAAAAGGCAAAGGAAGGAATAAAATCGCTTCCAGGAAGTCTGATCGAAGCGATTGCACTGAGCGAGCGGAGCGAACTGGTAAGAGAAGCATTAGGCGACCATATCTTCAGGAACTTCATAACCTCGAAGAAGGTTGAGTGGGACAGGTACCGCATAAACGTTAGCGAATGGGAGTTGCAGAAATATTTAGGCGTGCTCTAA
- a CDS encoding ribbon-helix-helix protein, CopG family, whose amino-acid sequence MKAPERITVAMDEDVFKLFKTMRDELGVSQSELMRDALRFYSKHRALFESIEDQKVYAHAEMLGLGEHVIMDIDHWLLFLKFIETHPDQEKFWELNKAICEAHADQFKHKYFHVEEILRRLEACNFFTVTQTSKNEFTLVLSSEVLKKFVKMLLQGILSGMGFSVEIREDLAKLRLKVLNGDSGKSRVNE is encoded by the coding sequence ATGAAAGCACCAGAACGAATCACGGTAGCAATGGATGAAGACGTCTTCAAGCTGTTCAAAACAATGAGGGACGAATTGGGCGTATCCCAGAGTGAACTCATGCGGGATGCATTGAGATTTTATAGCAAGCATAGGGCACTCTTTGAATCCATTGAAGATCAGAAGGTTTATGCTCATGCTGAGATGCTTGGGCTTGGCGAGCACGTCATCATGGATATCGATCACTGGCTGCTCTTTCTGAAGTTCATCGAAACGCATCCTGATCAGGAGAAGTTCTGGGAGTTGAATAAGGCGATATGCGAGGCGCACGCAGATCAATTCAAGCACAAATATTTCCATGTTGAGGAGATTCTGAGACGTCTGGAGGCCTGCAATTTTTTCACCGTGACACAGACCTCCAAGAACGAGTTCACTCTGGTATTGAGTTCGGAGGTGCTGAAGAAGTTCGTCAAGATGCTTCTTCAAGGGATTTTGAGCGGGATGGGCTTCAGTGTGGAAATAAGGGAGGACTTGGCGAAGTTGCGGTTAAAGGTTTTGAATGGGGATAGCGGAAAGAGCAGGGTAAATGAGTAA
- the guaA gene encoding glutamine-hydrolyzing GMP synthase — MSKAMAMGNQGVVSGQEKDRVVVLDFGGQYSHLIVRRCRELGVYTELLPYDVPIEELRRGIERAEGKIRGIILSGSPFCVHEPSSPRCASEIVALDVPILGICYGAQLLADMLGGVVTTGGMGEFGKTELSFSSTDLFEGVSETGKTTVWMSHSDVIERFDGADVIGTAANSPVAAFRVRDNIYGLQFHPEVHHTEMGDHILWNFLYKICKCERNWEIASFIEDAIAKIRKEVGAEGKVICGLSGGIDSSTTALLVNKAIGNRLTCIFVDTGLLREGERERVIKIFEKSFQIKLVVVDARKRFLAALKGVRDAEAKRRLIGELFIKVFEKEAKRIGRVDFLAQGTIYPDRIESAKATSERSSRIKSHHNVGALPERLGFKLIEPIKDLYKDEVREVAKGLGIPNKIIKQHPFPGPGLAARILGEVTEEKLRICRESSHIVEEELIISGWYDRVWQAFAVVGDDVATGVLGDARQVGRIVTIRVVESKDAMTADFVKLPYEVLERMSNRITNEVKGVTWVAYAISSKPPATIEPC, encoded by the coding sequence ATGAGTAAAGCGATGGCTATGGGAAACCAAGGAGTGGTTTCTGGACAAGAAAAAGACAGGGTAGTGGTTTTAGATTTCGGGGGACAGTACAGCCACCTGATCGTTAGGCGATGTAGGGAGCTTGGCGTCTATACCGAGCTTTTACCGTATGATGTACCGATCGAAGAGCTTAGGCGAGGAATAGAGCGAGCGGAGGGTAAAATCAGAGGCATTATCCTTTCAGGAAGTCCATTTTGTGTACACGAGCCTTCTAGCCCACGCTGTGCTTCTGAAATCGTGGCTTTAGATGTGCCAATCCTCGGCATCTGCTACGGTGCACAGCTCCTTGCGGATATGCTGGGTGGTGTCGTGACGACAGGAGGGATGGGCGAGTTTGGGAAGACAGAGCTATCCTTTTCCTCTACTGATCTTTTCGAGGGAGTCAGTGAAACAGGAAAGACCACCGTGTGGATGTCTCACAGTGATGTGATCGAGAGATTTGACGGTGCGGATGTGATAGGCACCGCTGCCAATTCACCTGTTGCCGCATTTCGGGTCAGAGATAACATCTATGGCCTTCAATTCCATCCAGAGGTGCATCATACCGAGATGGGCGACCATATCCTTTGGAATTTCTTGTATAAAATCTGCAAATGTGAGCGCAATTGGGAAATAGCCTCTTTCATTGAGGACGCAATAGCCAAGATAAGGAAAGAGGTTGGTGCCGAGGGAAAGGTGATCTGTGGGCTCAGTGGCGGTATTGATTCATCTACCACAGCATTGCTTGTAAACAAGGCCATCGGTAACCGGCTGACATGCATATTCGTTGATACCGGCCTGCTCCGCGAGGGTGAGAGGGAGAGGGTTATCAAGATATTCGAGAAGAGCTTCCAGATTAAACTGGTGGTTGTTGACGCGAGGAAACGGTTTTTAGCGGCATTAAAAGGCGTAAGAGATGCCGAAGCGAAGCGGAGGTTGATAGGAGAATTGTTCATAAAGGTCTTCGAGAAGGAGGCGAAAAGGATCGGTAGAGTTGATTTCCTCGCGCAAGGCACGATATATCCAGATAGGATAGAGAGCGCCAAGGCAACTTCTGAGAGGTCATCACGTATAAAATCACATCACAATGTGGGTGCATTACCTGAGAGATTGGGTTTCAAGTTGATCGAGCCTATCAAGGATTTGTACAAGGATGAGGTTCGGGAGGTTGCAAAAGGTCTCGGGATTCCAAACAAGATAATCAAACAACATCCGTTTCCCGGGCCTGGACTTGCTGCCCGGATACTGGGCGAAGTTACAGAAGAGAAATTGCGCATTTGTCGTGAGTCTTCCCACATTGTCGAGGAGGAGTTGATAATTAGCGGCTGGTATGACCGAGTCTGGCAAGCGTTTGCTGTTGTTGGTGATGATGTGGCTACCGGAGTCCTGGGCGATGCCCGACAAGTGGGCAGAATCGTGACCATACGCGTGGTGGAATCGAAGGATGCGATGACCGCGGATTTCGTGAAGCTTCCCTATGAGGTGTTGGAGCGCATGAGCAACCGAATAACCAATGAAGTAAAGGGCGTGACCTGGGTGGCATACGCGATCTCGTCGAAGCCGCCGGCGACCATAGAGCCGTGTTGA